From a single Mycosarcoma maydis chromosome 2, whole genome shotgun sequence genomic region:
- a CDS encoding uncharacterized protein (related to BUR6 - subunit of a heterodimeric NC2 transcription regulator complex with Ncb2p) → MVKRSAQCKFPVARIKKIMQADEDVGKVAQATPVLISKALELFMASIVEETVKETRSRGAKKMTPYHVKRTVHTNETFDFLKDIVAKVPDPVETDSSAAATATAAAGDNRGGKRRKTAKNADESD, encoded by the exons ATGGTCAAGCGATCAGCACAATGCAAGTTCCCAGTGGCTAGGATCAAGAAGATCATGCAAGCCGACGAAGACGTGGGCAAAGTCGCACAAGCAACACCGGTTTTGATCT CCAAGGCGTTGGAGCTTTTTATGGCAAGCATCGTCGAAGAGACAGTGAAAGAGACACGTAGCAGAGGAGCGAAGAAGATGACTCCGTACCATGT CAAGAGAACGGTGCACACCAACGAAACGTTTGACTTCCTCAAAGACATTGTCGCCAAAGTCCCCGATCCGGTCGAGACCGActcttcagcagcagcaacagccacagcagcagccggcGACAATCGAGGCGGAAAACGCAGAAAGACGGCCAAGAACGCCGACGAGTCGGATTGA
- a CDS encoding uncharacterized protein (related to cop9 complex subunit 3) — protein MAITILTGIEDTLALILECAADLARIESSLLPALRKLCSNPPSDGESSVRTASSSSRSQPPPASETVLCDLIQTNLDPLSALDPAVHSVGMLYILAARASQAATTVEGAVVLLPHITAFVQRFNLAQVQLAADKVTQLAASFTALGDRGTNPESALQLLQALASRFLTSSESITTLHPMLAYQYLKTARYAEAATMLIDLPLIDADTSITPLTHSDVLQYFYYAALIYIKLDRLHDAIDALETCISSPAVAVSAIHMDAYKKLVLVQLLADGKTSRVPRYTPQLITRMFNMSAQPYTLFVAAYEKWGDTQEVYRLAEEYHNAFEKDRNVGLIRRCLAVYRQRKIQKLAQVYSALSLGAIAQKIGLEGDDAVPSVYADVQEVVRKGWVRATLSSSPNATSSASASDANANWMVCFNIFAGDSYTSTSSISLLEDKIRIAKQWQTLLQQRDRQIGKSPTYLIRALKLRDARSAGADAFSVADELDDAEY, from the exons atGGCAATCACGATCTTGACCGGCATCGAGGACACTCTGGCGCTCATCCTCGAGTGCGCGGCCGACCTGGCCCGTATCGAGTCGAGCCTGCTGCCAGCTCTACGCAAGCTCTGCAGCAACCCTCCATCCGAtggcgagtcgagcgtcCGCACTGCGTCTAGCTCCAGTCGCTCTCAGCCGCCTCCCGCCTCAGAGACAGTTCTTTGCGACCTGATTCAAACTAACCTCGACCCGCTCTCGGCCCTTGACCCAGCTGTACACTCCGTCGGCATGCTCTACATCCTCGCTGCGAGAGCATCTCAGGCCGCAACCACTGTCGAAGGCGCTGTCGTCCTTTTACCACACATCACAGCATTCGTACAGCGTTTCAATCTAGCGCAGGTCCAACTCGCTGCTGACAAGGTCACCCAGCTCGCTGCGAGCTTCACCGCACTTGGTGACCGAGGAACGAATCCAGAATCGGCTCTACAGCTTCTGCAAGCGCTGGCATCTCGGTTCTTGACAAGTTCCGAGAGTATCACCACGTTGCATCCCATGCTAGCTTATCAATACCTTAAAACAGCACGCTATGCCGAGGCAGCTACCATGCTCATTGATCTGCCTCTCATTGACGCAGATACGTCCATCACCCCATTGACACACTCGGATGTTCTCCAGTATTTCTACTATGCTGCGCTCATCTAtatcaagctcgaccgaCTGCACGACGCAATCGATGCGCTGGAAACGTGCATCTCGAGCCCCGCCGTGGCTGTCAGCGCGATCCATATGGACGCATACAAGAAGCTTGTCCTGGTTCAACTCCTCGCCGATGGCAAGACATCACGGGTACCCAGGTACACTCCGCAGCTCATCACGAGGATGTTCAACATGTCTGCACAGCCGTACACGCTTTTTGTCGCGGCCTACGAGAAATGGGGTGACACTCAAGAGGTGTATCGGCTGGCCGAGGAATATCACAATGCATTTGAGAAGGACCGAAACGTCGGGCTCATCCGACGATGCTTGGCTGTTTATCGACAGCGCAAAATTCAAAAGCTGGCACAGGTGTACAGCGCCTTATCTCTTGGAGCCATCGCGCAAAAGATCGGCTTGGAGGGAGACGATGCCGTTCCGAGCGTGTATGCCGATGTGCAAGAGGTG GTTCGCAAAGGATGGGTGCGAGCTACACTCTCATCATCGCCGAATGCAACCTCGTCCGCTTCAGCAAGCgatgccaacgccaacTGGATGGTTTGCTTCAATATCTTCGCCGGCGACTCGTACACTtcaacctcgtcgatctcgttaCTTGAAGACAAGATCCGAATTGCAAAGCAGTGGCAAACACTGTTACAGCAGAGAGACAGGCAAATCGGCAAGAGTCCTACCTATCTGATTCGG GCTCTCAAACTTCGCGATGCCAGATCCGCAGGTGCCGACGCTTTTTCGGTTGctgacgagctggatgaTGCCGAATATTGA
- a CDS encoding putative spindle pole body component, centrin, translating to MSLYTPSSKAAKRRAANLGASTSNHTSTPNHLSTSASSRMVNSHHHIENALTDEQRQEIKEAFELFDTDKDGAIDYHELKVAMRALGFDLKKAEVLKLLRDHDKTNSGLLEWDDFNRIMSERIAARDPMDEIRKAFALFDDDATGKISLRNLKRVAKELGETLDDDELQAMIDEFDLDQDGEINENEFIQIMMDDS from the exons ATGTCGCTCTACACGCCATCCTCAAAAGCAGCCAAGCGTCGCGCGGCCAACCTAGGCGCTTCCACCAGCAACCACACATCCACGCCCAACCATCTCTCGACGTCAGCCTCCTCGAGGATGGTCAATTCGCACCACCACATCGAAAATGCCTTGACAGACGAACAGCGACAAGAAATCAAGGAAGCCTTTGAGCTCTTTGATACAGACAAAGACGGCGCTATCGACTACCACGAGCTCAAAGTAGCCATGCGTGCGCTTGGCTTTGATCTGAAAAAGGCCGAAGTGCTCAAATTGCTGCGCGATCATGACAAGACCAATTCTGGCCTGCTCGAGTGGGACGACTTCAACAGGATCA TGTCTGAAAGAATCGCAGCCAGAGACCCAATGGACGAGATCCGTAAGGCGTTTGCGCTgttcgacgacgatgcaaCAGGCAAGATCTCACTCAGGAATCTCAAACGTGTAGCAAAGGAGCTAGGCGAAACCttggatgacgacgagctgcaggcTATGATCGACGAGTTCGACCTCGACCAGGATGGCGAGATCAACGAGAACGAGTTTATTCAGATCATGATGGACGATTCCTAG